The following are encoded in a window of Actinomyces oris genomic DNA:
- the gatB gene encoding Asp-tRNA(Asn)/Glu-tRNA(Gln) amidotransferase subunit GatB, which yields MSDTLMDFDEAVRRYDPVLGLEVHVELGTATKMFDAAPNVFGAQPNTMVTPTSVGLPGALPVVNARGVEYAIRIGLALGCEIAQSCRFARKNYFYPDLAKDFQTSQSDEPIAYDGALEIEMEDGSFFTIPIERAHMEEDAGKNTHIGGADGRIEGASHSLVDYNRAGVPLVEIVTRPIEGTGARAPQVAAAYVRTLRDIFRALGVSEARMERGNVRADVNVSLRESPDAPLGTRTETKNVNTFRGIEQVVRYEIQRQAAILAAGGEVLQETRHGQADGTTRAGRVKSDADDYRYFPEPDLVPVAPSREWVEEIRAGLPEMPAAKRRRLKAEWGLSDTEMRDVVNAGALELIEATAAAGTTGQAARKWWMGELSRRAKEQETALEEMAVTPEQIAELQGLVDSGRLTDKLARQVLEGVLAGEGDPEAVAAARGLEVVSDDSALLAAVDEALAANPDVADKIRGGKVQAAGAIVGAVMKATRGQADAKRVRELVMERVQG from the coding sequence ATGAGTGACACGCTGATGGACTTCGACGAGGCCGTTCGCCGCTACGACCCGGTCCTGGGACTCGAGGTGCACGTCGAGCTGGGGACCGCCACCAAGATGTTCGACGCCGCCCCCAACGTCTTCGGCGCTCAGCCCAACACGATGGTGACCCCCACGTCGGTGGGACTGCCCGGTGCGCTGCCGGTGGTCAATGCCCGCGGTGTGGAGTACGCCATCCGTATCGGCCTGGCTCTGGGCTGCGAGATCGCGCAGTCCTGCCGCTTCGCCCGGAAGAACTACTTCTATCCGGACCTGGCCAAGGACTTCCAGACCTCCCAGTCCGATGAGCCCATCGCCTACGACGGCGCCCTGGAGATCGAGATGGAGGACGGCTCCTTCTTCACCATCCCGATCGAGCGGGCCCATATGGAGGAGGACGCCGGTAAGAACACCCACATCGGGGGTGCCGACGGCCGCATCGAGGGCGCCAGCCACTCCCTGGTGGACTACAACCGCGCCGGCGTGCCGCTGGTGGAGATCGTCACCCGCCCCATCGAGGGCACCGGTGCCAGGGCGCCTCAGGTCGCCGCCGCCTACGTGCGCACCCTGCGCGATATCTTCCGTGCCCTGGGCGTCTCCGAGGCGCGTATGGAGCGCGGCAACGTGCGCGCCGATGTCAACGTCTCCCTGCGCGAGTCGCCCGACGCGCCGCTGGGCACCCGCACCGAGACCAAGAACGTCAACACCTTCCGTGGGATCGAGCAGGTCGTCCGCTACGAGATCCAGCGTCAGGCCGCCATCCTGGCCGCCGGGGGAGAGGTGCTTCAGGAGACCCGTCACGGCCAGGCCGACGGCACCACCCGCGCCGGTCGCGTCAAGTCCGACGCCGATGACTACCGCTACTTCCCCGAGCCGGACCTGGTTCCGGTGGCGCCCAGCCGCGAATGGGTCGAGGAGATCCGTGCGGGGCTGCCCGAGATGCCCGCGGCCAAGCGCCGTCGCCTCAAGGCCGAGTGGGGCCTGAGCGACACTGAGATGCGTGATGTCGTCAACGCCGGGGCGCTCGAGCTCATCGAGGCCACCGCGGCAGCGGGGACCACCGGCCAGGCCGCCCGCAAGTGGTGGATGGGTGAGCTCTCTCGTAGGGCCAAGGAACAGGAGACCGCCCTGGAGGAGATGGCCGTCACGCCCGAGCAGATCGCCGAGCTGCAAGGGCTGGTGGATTCCGGTCGCCTGACTGACAAGCTCGCCCGCCAGGTTCTCGAAGGGGTCCTGGCCGGCGAAGGTGATCCTGAGGCCGTTGCCGCCGCTCGCGGGCTCGAGGTCGTCTCCGACGACTCCGCGCTGCTGGCCGCCGTGGACGAGGCCCTGGCCGCCAACCCGGACGTGGCGGACAAGATCCGCGGCGGCAAGGTCCAGGCGGCAGGCGCCATCGTCGGAGCCGTCATGAAGGCGACCCGCGGCCAGGCCGACGCCAAGCGCGTACGCGAGCTCGTCATGGAGCGCGTGCAGGGCTGA
- the gatA gene encoding Asp-tRNA(Asn)/Glu-tRNA(Gln) amidotransferase subunit GatA, whose amino-acid sequence MSAHSTNALADLIRSSAADQAAALAAGEVSSRELTQAHLDRIAAVDGAVGAFLNVDTECALSQADAADAARKEGQATSELTGVPVAVKDLIVTRGQVTTAASRILEGWVPPYDATLVRNLRAARTPILGKTNLDEFAMGGSTEHSAFGRTANPWDLGRIPGGSSGGSAAAVGAYEAPVAVGTDTGGSIRQPAAVTGTVGVKPTYGTVSRFGVIAMASSLDTPGPMARTVLDTALLHDVIASHDPLDSTSLPDAPRDMAAVVRAAQEGRDLTGLRVGVISELDGGEGYHDGVVASFHAALELLEAAGAQVETVSLPHLEYALDAYYLIMPAEASSNLARYDGMRYGLRVEPTSGPVTAETVMAATRGAGFGDEVKRRIILGTHVLSAGYYDAYYGSAQKVRTLVQRDFAAAWDKADILVSPTAPVTAYRFGEKDDPLAMYKLDVTTIPANLAGVPGMSLPSGLSDDGLPVGFQILAPQRADDRLYRVGAVLEAALEETWGAPLLSRAPELEETR is encoded by the coding sequence ATGAGCGCTCACAGCACCAACGCCCTGGCCGACCTCATCAGGAGCAGCGCCGCCGATCAGGCCGCGGCCCTGGCGGCGGGGGAGGTCTCCTCGCGCGAGCTCACCCAGGCCCACCTCGACCGCATCGCCGCCGTCGACGGCGCCGTCGGAGCCTTCCTCAACGTCGATACCGAGTGCGCCCTGAGCCAGGCCGACGCCGCCGACGCCGCCCGCAAGGAGGGCCAGGCGACCAGCGAGCTGACCGGTGTGCCGGTGGCCGTCAAGGACCTCATCGTCACCCGCGGCCAGGTCACCACCGCCGCCTCACGGATCCTCGAGGGATGGGTACCGCCCTATGACGCCACCCTCGTGCGCAACCTGCGCGCCGCCCGCACCCCGATCCTGGGCAAGACCAATCTCGACGAGTTCGCCATGGGCGGCTCCACCGAGCACTCGGCCTTCGGGCGCACCGCCAACCCCTGGGACCTGGGGCGCATCCCGGGAGGATCCTCGGGTGGCTCGGCCGCGGCCGTGGGCGCCTACGAGGCCCCCGTGGCCGTGGGCACCGACACCGGGGGCTCGATCCGCCAGCCCGCGGCCGTCACCGGCACGGTCGGCGTCAAGCCGACCTACGGCACGGTCTCGCGCTTCGGCGTCATCGCCATGGCCTCCTCCCTCGACACGCCGGGTCCCATGGCCCGTACGGTGCTGGACACCGCTCTACTGCACGACGTCATCGCCTCTCACGACCCGCTGGACTCGACCTCGCTGCCGGACGCCCCGCGCGACATGGCTGCCGTGGTCCGGGCCGCCCAGGAGGGAAGGGACCTGACCGGACTGCGAGTCGGCGTCATCTCCGAGCTTGACGGCGGAGAGGGCTACCACGACGGCGTCGTGGCCTCCTTCCACGCCGCCCTGGAGCTGCTCGAGGCGGCTGGCGCGCAGGTGGAGACCGTCTCCCTGCCGCACCTGGAGTACGCGCTGGACGCCTACTACCTCATCATGCCCGCCGAGGCCTCCTCCAACCTTGCCCGCTACGACGGGATGCGTTACGGCCTGCGGGTCGAACCGACGTCGGGACCGGTCACCGCCGAGACCGTCATGGCGGCCACCCGCGGGGCGGGCTTCGGTGACGAGGTCAAGCGCCGCATCATCCTGGGCACCCACGTGCTGTCGGCCGGCTACTACGACGCCTACTACGGCTCGGCCCAGAAGGTGCGCACTCTCGTGCAGCGCGACTTCGCCGCCGCCTGGGACAAGGCGGACATCCTCGTCTCGCCCACCGCCCCGGTGACGGCCTACCGCTTCGGGGAGAAGGACGACCCGCTGGCGATGTACAAGCTGGACGTGACCACGATCCCGGCCAACCTCGCGGGGGTCCCCGGCATGAGCCTGCCCTCGGGGCTGAGTGATGACGGGCTTCCGGTGGGCTTCCAGATTCTGGCGCCGCAGAGGGCCGATGACCGCCTGTACCGCGTGGGTGCCGTCCTGGAGGCCGCACTGGAGGAGACATGGGGGGCGCCGCTGCTGTCGCGTGCGCCCGAGCTGGAGGAGACACGATGA
- the gatC gene encoding Asp-tRNA(Asn)/Glu-tRNA(Gln) amidotransferase subunit GatC produces MSAISTDEVARVAALARVALSDEEVSRLAGELDAVASSFARVTSVVTPDLPATSHPVPLTNVLREDVPAPTLDVDELLAGAPASEDSMFLVPQILGEDSAS; encoded by the coding sequence ATGTCTGCTATTTCCACTGATGAGGTCGCACGTGTCGCGGCACTGGCTCGGGTCGCCCTGAGCGATGAGGAGGTGTCGCGCCTGGCCGGAGAGCTGGACGCGGTCGCCTCCTCCTTCGCCCGGGTTACGAGCGTGGTCACGCCCGACCTGCCGGCGACCTCCCACCCCGTGCCCCTGACCAACGTGCTGCGTGAGGACGTCCCGGCCCCCACTCTCGACGTCGACGAGCTCCTGGCCGGCGCGCCGGCCAGCGAGGACTCCATGTTCCTCGTTCCGCAGATCCTGGGGGAGGACTCCGCCTCATGA
- a CDS encoding L,D-transpeptidase yields the protein MSSNTSPTGAQHQGEASQSETTVLSTPYGQPEGVRRQSVFQAAARAAAPRAHSAGTAAGVMSAEQSSTEEIEAVAPAAASEPVSSSEPTRKDASRTERTERTEVTAGTDRPSAVVPAPSSFPAVTSPEAESSREEPRRRRRWPLGVAAAALLLLGVVGAGGYAYAAHYDGRAVPGTTVAGTDVSGKSRQEIVATIEERAKNTKVGISGDVTASASLTDLGTTVDAQATADAVMARGDTLGEKLRALVSQGKSEVPVVSTTDKTKVSGYATSLIPEDRAKARNATVILSEDGTTFTTTSSAKGSSLDANALAQAAQKAATSLDSSSISLKITDAAPKVSDSDAQKVADKANSWVSQDVTITMGEDSYTAENTDKASWIKITNSTESAPTIAVDSSKVSQWVKSQAEEASSEPVTGERNVNASGQVVSTPTEAKDGKTVNNADAVTTAITQSLGSNKAYSGSFEATTVKAEWKERTIANGAEKLPYQAAPGEKWVDLNLSNKTVTAYEGATVVHGPVSIVDGAAETPTVTGTYKVYLQYESQTMRGENADGSPYVAENVPWVSYFYSGYAFHGAGWRSSFGYSDSHGCVNMPVPEAQWIYNWVDTNTVVHSHY from the coding sequence ATGAGCAGCAATACTTCCCCCACTGGTGCGCAGCACCAGGGAGAAGCCTCCCAGAGCGAGACCACTGTGCTCAGCACGCCCTATGGGCAGCCCGAAGGCGTGCGTCGTCAGTCCGTCTTCCAGGCGGCTGCGCGAGCCGCGGCACCGCGTGCGCATTCCGCTGGCACCGCCGCAGGCGTGATGAGCGCGGAGCAGAGCAGCACCGAGGAGATCGAGGCGGTCGCCCCGGCAGCGGCCTCAGAACCGGTCTCCAGCAGCGAGCCGACCCGCAAGGATGCTTCGCGCACCGAGCGCACCGAGCGCACCGAGGTCACTGCCGGCACCGACCGGCCCTCCGCAGTCGTCCCGGCCCCCTCCTCCTTCCCGGCGGTCACGTCCCCCGAGGCGGAGTCGTCCCGGGAGGAGCCCCGGCGTCGTCGCCGCTGGCCCCTGGGGGTCGCGGCCGCCGCGCTGCTCCTGCTGGGCGTCGTCGGCGCCGGAGGCTATGCCTACGCCGCCCACTACGACGGCCGGGCCGTCCCGGGGACCACCGTGGCCGGCACCGACGTCTCCGGCAAGAGCCGGCAGGAGATCGTGGCCACCATTGAGGAGCGCGCCAAGAACACCAAGGTCGGCATCTCCGGAGACGTCACCGCCAGTGCCTCCCTGACAGACCTGGGAACCACCGTGGACGCCCAGGCCACCGCTGACGCCGTCATGGCCCGGGGTGACACGCTCGGCGAGAAGCTCCGCGCCCTGGTCTCCCAGGGCAAGAGCGAGGTCCCTGTGGTCTCCACCACTGACAAGACCAAGGTGAGCGGCTACGCCACCTCCCTGATCCCCGAGGACCGCGCCAAGGCACGCAATGCCACCGTGATCCTCAGCGAGGACGGCACCACCTTCACCACCACGAGCTCGGCCAAGGGCTCCTCCCTGGACGCCAACGCCCTGGCCCAGGCCGCGCAGAAGGCCGCCACGTCCCTGGACTCGTCATCGATCTCCCTGAAGATCACGGACGCCGCACCGAAGGTCTCCGACTCCGACGCCCAGAAGGTCGCTGACAAGGCCAACAGCTGGGTCTCCCAGGACGTCACCATCACCATGGGTGAGGACTCCTACACAGCGGAGAACACGGACAAGGCCTCGTGGATCAAGATCACCAACTCGACCGAGTCCGCCCCGACCATCGCCGTGGACTCCTCAAAGGTCTCCCAGTGGGTCAAGTCACAGGCTGAGGAGGCCAGCTCCGAGCCCGTCACCGGCGAACGCAACGTCAATGCCAGCGGCCAGGTGGTCTCCACCCCGACCGAGGCCAAGGACGGCAAGACCGTCAACAACGCCGACGCGGTGACCACCGCGATCACGCAGTCCCTGGGCAGCAACAAGGCCTACTCCGGCTCCTTTGAGGCCACGACGGTCAAGGCGGAGTGGAAGGAGCGCACCATCGCCAATGGTGCGGAGAAGCTGCCCTACCAGGCCGCTCCGGGTGAGAAGTGGGTCGACCTCAACCTGTCGAACAAGACGGTGACCGCCTACGAGGGGGCGACCGTCGTGCACGGCCCGGTCTCCATCGTCGACGGCGCCGCCGAGACCCCCACGGTCACCGGCACCTACAAGGTCTACCTGCAGTACGAGTCCCAGACCATGCGCGGTGAGAACGCCGACGGCTCCCCCTACGTCGCCGAGAACGTCCCGTGGGTGAGCTACTTCTACAGCGGCTACGCCTTCCACGGCGCGGGCTGGCGCTCCAGCTTCGGGTACTCCGACTCCCACGGCTGCGTCAACATGCCGGTCCCCGAGGCGCAGTGGATCTACAACTGGGTCGATACGAACACGGTGGTCCACAGCCACTACTGA